In the Malania oleifera isolate guangnan ecotype guangnan chromosome 1, ASM2987363v1, whole genome shotgun sequence genome, one interval contains:
- the LOC131143785 gene encoding uncharacterized protein LOC131143785 → MLFEGASNIWGHEIVAVLISLEAKYYPVTTELKFLCTNNVAEYEACLLGLQAALHRGIKELTVKRDSTLVIHQLKGEWETQDTKLILYQQFIQKMIKEFINIKFLHWPRENNLIPDALATLTTLFKVEPRMEIKPIQIRMQAKPAYCAVAEEVDGKLWFYDINTYIQQQEYPVGASNNDWKTIKTLSMVFFLDGEILYKRNHDMALLQCVESQEARKIM, encoded by the coding sequence ATGCTTTTCGAAGGAGCATCGAATATATGGGGGCATGAAATAGTGGCAGTTTTGATATCACTTGAGGCCAAATATTACCCGGTTACGACTGAACTCAAATTTCTATGCACCAACAATGTGGCAGAATACGAAGCTTGTCTGTTGGGTTTGCAAGCCGCCCTACACCGAGGTATTAAAGAACTGACTGTAAAAAGGGATTCGACATTGGTAATTCATCAGTTAAAAGGGGAATGGGAAACCCAAGACACTAAGTTGATACTGTACCAACAGTTCATTCAAAAGATGATAAAGGAATTCATCAATATCAAGTTTCTCCATTGGCCGCGGGAAAATAATTTAATTCCTGATGCATTGGCTACATTGACAACTCTATTCAAGGTAGAACCTAGAATGGAGATTAAACCTATTCAGATAAGGATGCAAGCAAAGCCGGCATATTGTGCAGTGGCAGAAGAAGTTGATGGGAAACTGTGGTTCTATGACATCAATACTTATATTCAACAGCAGGAGTATCCCGTAGGAGCCTCCAATAATGATTGGAAGACAATTAAGACACTATCTATGGTATTCTTTCTAGATGGAGAAATACTTTATAAGAGGAACCACGACATGGCGCTTCTACAATGTGTGGAGTCACAAGAGGCACGAAAAATCATGTAG